From Deltaproteobacteria bacterium, one genomic window encodes:
- a CDS encoding ATP-binding protein, producing MNKKGNLIFFCGKMGVGKSTYSKKLAKELKAVFLSEDDWLSAIYPEEIKNFDDYIKYSSRLKPLLKEHVRRILKSEVTVVLDFPGNTKKQRAWFKEIFSHDHIPHKLIYLQADDQLCLKRIEKRRKSSPERARFDTEEVFHQVTGYFQAPTDDEGFNIEVVNQSMGADGVGVS from the coding sequence ATGAATAAAAAAGGAAATTTGATTTTTTTCTGCGGGAAAATGGGGGTTGGAAAATCGACTTACTCAAAAAAGCTGGCCAAAGAATTAAAGGCAGTTTTTTTATCGGAAGATGACTGGCTTTCTGCTATTTATCCGGAAGAAATAAAGAACTTTGACGATTATATAAAATATTCATCACGCTTAAAGCCCTTGTTAAAGGAGCATGTTCGAAGAATTTTAAAGTCGGAAGTTACCGTAGTTTTGGATTTTCCGGGGAACACAAAGAAGCAGAGAGCATGGTTTAAAGAAATATTTTCCCATGACCATATCCCCCACAAATTGATTTATCTGCAAGCAGATGATCAATTGTGCTTAAAGCGGATTGAAAAACGTAGAAAGAGTTCACCGGAGCGTGCCCGATTTGATACGGAAGAGGTCTTTCATCAGGTAACCGGTTATTTTCAAGCTCCTACTGATGATGAAGGTTTTAATATTGAAGTTGTGAATCAATCGATGGGGGCTGATGGGGTCGGAGTAAGCTAA
- a CDS encoding Fic family protein: protein MKHIGRAGKYIRQSQGYSAFIPASLPPQPPIAIDQEMQTLLSKADRALGRLDGSIQTLPDPDWFVYMYVRKEAVLSSQIEGTQSSLNDLLEVEAKVFSEDRPHDVNEVLNYVTAMNYGLQKLAELPVSTRLIREIHEKLLKGVRGAHRQPGEFRSTQNWIGPAGCTLSEATFVPPPPSELPPVLSAFENFLHSSAPFPVLLKIGIAHAQFETIHPFLDGNGRVGRLLITFLLCELDILQTPVLYLSYYFKKHRDRYYDLLQEVRDNGNWEDWLKFFLDGVACISIEATEIARKIVDLRERHRSLIAENFGRIAANGLKVLEKLYSIPIITVKDIIDLTGTSYTAANQLMNKFVDNNMLSEITGHSRNRRFRYTDYIDIFSEEK, encoded by the coding sequence ATGAAGCATATAGGGCGTGCAGGTAAATATATTCGCCAATCCCAGGGCTATTCTGCTTTTATTCCAGCCTCTTTGCCACCTCAACCACCTATCGCGATAGACCAGGAAATGCAAACGCTCCTTTCAAAAGCAGACCGTGCTTTGGGAAGACTTGACGGCTCTATCCAAACGTTGCCGGACCCTGACTGGTTTGTCTATATGTATGTTCGAAAAGAAGCTGTTCTATCGAGCCAAATTGAGGGAACGCAAAGTTCATTAAATGATCTGCTTGAGGTAGAAGCAAAGGTATTTAGTGAAGACCGCCCACATGATGTGAATGAGGTACTTAATTACGTTACTGCAATGAATTATGGTTTGCAAAAACTTGCAGAACTCCCCGTTTCAACCCGTTTGATTCGTGAAATTCATGAAAAACTACTCAAAGGGGTTCGAGGTGCCCACAGGCAACCGGGTGAATTCAGAAGTACCCAGAACTGGATCGGCCCGGCCGGTTGTACACTCAGTGAAGCTACCTTTGTGCCACCTCCACCTTCCGAACTCCCGCCGGTTCTCTCGGCTTTTGAAAATTTTCTACATTCAAGCGCCCCTTTTCCTGTTCTGCTCAAGATCGGTATAGCACATGCTCAGTTTGAAACGATTCATCCCTTTCTGGATGGAAATGGGAGGGTAGGAAGACTGCTAATAACCTTTCTTCTTTGTGAACTGGATATATTACAAACTCCGGTACTTTATCTTTCCTATTATTTCAAAAAGCATCGTGATCGATACTATGATCTCTTACAGGAAGTTAGAGACAATGGCAACTGGGAAGATTGGTTGAAATTCTTTCTCGACGGTGTAGCTTGCATTTCCATTGAAGCGACGGAAATAGCACGTAAAATCGTAGACTTGAGAGAGCGACATCGCTCACTTATTGCAGAGAACTTTGGGCGAATAGCCGCCAACGGACTTAAAGTTCTGGAAAAGCTCTACTCTATCCCTATTATTACTGTAAAGGATATTATTGATCTGACAGGCACCAGCTATACAGCTGCAAATCAGCTAATGAATAAATTTGTTGACAATAATATGCTTTCGGAAATAACCGGCCATAGCAGAAACCGCCGTTTTCGCTATACTGATTATATTGATATTTTCTCGGAAGAGAAATAA
- a CDS encoding NAD(P)-dependent alcohol dehydrogenase, whose product MKAWVFDKYGEADVLYLDDINKPEPKDNEILIRICSTTVAAADWRMRKAEPFVMRLMNGLTRPKKIRVLGFELAGEVESVGKDIKRFKKGDYVFAFSGLRFGTHSEYICLPEKGSTRSGLVEKMPEGSTFSSASAIPAGGLTSIYFLKEKGNISKGKRVLVYGASGSVGTFSVQIAKYYGAEVTAVCSSKNVELVKSLGADHIIDYTKENYSHSQKEYDIIFDAVGKTSKSEAKKVLAKGGLYLSSKQIATFSMENLGLLKQLYENSDIKTVVDREYSFEEIPEAHRYVEGFHKVGNVVVKVEQKTCQEPS is encoded by the coding sequence ATGAAGGCCTGGGTTTTTGATAAGTACGGTGAAGCGGATGTTTTATACCTTGATGATATAAATAAGCCTGAGCCAAAGGATAATGAAATTCTCATCAGAATATGCAGCACCACTGTTGCTGCTGCTGATTGGCGAATGCGGAAGGCTGAACCTTTCGTAATGAGATTGATGAATGGACTGACAAGGCCCAAAAAAATAAGAGTGCTTGGCTTTGAATTAGCCGGTGAGGTGGAGTCCGTTGGTAAAGACATAAAGCGATTCAAAAAAGGAGATTATGTCTTTGCCTTCTCGGGCCTCCGTTTTGGAACTCACTCCGAATATATATGCCTCCCTGAAAAGGGCTCAACCAGGTCAGGGTTAGTGGAAAAAATGCCGGAAGGAAGCACATTTAGCTCGGCATCAGCAATTCCCGCCGGAGGCCTGACATCGATATATTTTCTAAAGGAAAAAGGAAATATAAGCAAAGGAAAGAGAGTTCTTGTTTATGGGGCGTCGGGTAGTGTAGGCACATTCTCTGTACAAATAGCTAAATACTATGGTGCTGAGGTTACGGCTGTATGCAGTTCAAAAAATGTAGAGTTGGTAAAGTCTCTCGGTGCCGATCACATTATTGATTACACGAAGGAAAACTACTCCCATAGTCAGAAGGAATATGACATTATTTTCGATGCCGTAGGGAAAACAAGCAAATCTGAAGCGAAAAAGGTTCTGGCAAAAGGTGGCCTTTACCTTTCCAGTAAACAAATAGCTACTTTCAGCATGGAAAACCTTGGTTTGCTAAAGCAGCTCTACGAAAACAGTGATATTAAAACAGTGGTTGACAGAGAGTATTCTTTTGAGGAAATTCCTGAGGCCCATCGCTATGTTGAAGGGTTTCATAAAGTTGGCAACGTTGTAGTTAAGGTGGAACAGAAAACCTGTCAAGAACCTTCGTAA
- the lexA gene encoding transcriptional repressor LexA: MKNLTNKQSEIYEFIVSWVRDNGYPPTYMEICNYFKFSSITSVKNHLLLIEKKGYIHLNPGKARGIQLTFQNEPTSQQQVDSIPLLGCIAAGVPIWAEQNFEEHLPIPPAMFGDGELFALHVVGDSMTGVGINNGDIAVIQRRDSVENGEIAAVLIEGEATLKRVYLSSNMFVLKSENPAFKDLSYTKDQRHYIQILGRYQGIVRTGNNRRYL, translated from the coding sequence ATGAAGAACCTTACTAATAAGCAATCAGAAATTTATGAATTTATTGTTTCGTGGGTGAGGGATAATGGTTATCCCCCTACATATATGGAAATATGTAATTACTTTAAGTTCAGTAGTATTACATCTGTAAAGAATCATCTGCTGCTTATAGAGAAAAAAGGTTATATCCACTTGAACCCAGGGAAAGCTCGCGGGATACAGTTAACATTTCAAAATGAACCGACAAGTCAGCAACAGGTGGATTCAATTCCTCTATTAGGTTGTATCGCAGCAGGTGTTCCTATATGGGCAGAGCAAAATTTTGAAGAACATCTACCTATACCACCTGCAATGTTTGGAGATGGTGAACTCTTCGCTCTTCATGTTGTTGGTGACAGCATGACAGGTGTAGGGATCAATAATGGTGATATTGCTGTAATACAGAGGCGAGATAGTGTCGAAAATGGGGAAATTGCTGCTGTACTTATTGAGGGAGAAGCTACGTTAAAAAGAGTTTATTTGTCATCTAATATGTTTGTTCTTAAATCAGAAAACCCTGCCTTTAAAGACCTCAGCTATACTAAGGATCAAAGACATTATATCCAAATTCTTGGACGATATCAGGGAATTGTGCGAACTGGGAATAATAGGCGTTACTTATGA
- a CDS encoding N-6 DNA methylase codes for MNILNEAKSFGCHDLVILGDEPTPRHLDYLDLLNTASKGDLKVDAVAEFQARPLLYIVSGDRKQNIDDKTILDLQWLLANRGERAYVGIMNPGELNVYPVNLDRSVLAKGNKPKTIKQEAPEAPLFFQSVVSGSFTMEGQPEAADYVFKTIHDAMTYSSKDLIGHGLNPLDVLSFLGRALFFRFLCDRKIVKCSELASISPQAKTPGDCFRNVESAVATCKWLDETFNGDLLPLSDDYSIAFNKAAQQTNGSLFKHLCAIMEGWDRVGVETFQLTIDWGDLDFAHIPIGVLSQVYENFSRIWDKRAEETSVYYTPKDIARYLVDDAFEGIKDKKNARILDPSCGAGIFLVLAFRKLVAARWEHDGKRPDTKTIQSILYNQICGFDISESALRLAALSLYITAIELNGTPRPPKSLKFPKPLQGVALYNHKRPEEEENTGFVLGSLWDDLSDNFNGSFDMVIGNPPWSRLTGKTDAEKKEVKKHNVSFTKLIRKALNERGLKNIAKNYQNPDNNPDLPFLWKATLWAKPDAIIAMVLPARIFLKQSGPGTRAFNAILKGLEITGILNGSNLSDSKDVWPDMGQPFMLFFARNRVPDENHYFHFVTPHFEKRLNDKGRIRIDYQAAQPIAVGKVIEDSNLLKILAVGTFLDVEIVHKINAMEWPTVKAYWKKSGLYTSKGYDLSAKQKQEDASFLRDLPNFSPPNNNGFSVNISLLPKFKFTTAQINPEKPTAHRTRDPELYKPPLLIVSQSPSNSVISPKSWMARNPIAFRKKFYGYSAYGCEKADGILALLYLLTHSMLFRYHALITSSIMGAERRSMTKSDLDNFPFPEINALSKKQYEYSLELSNELENATIKPWQAINNFIFDLYELDEFDRQVISDTLDVAPPYKEFRDRANSWPTKNERKTFYDELQRLLAPSFTVTNETVSIDEIDNVGKGIHSPWHFFTISSTASSQNISKEVLSSLIFQITREANKTGCSRAIIHEEGLLLVGIIGQYRYWTLSRARLCAMDIIRNHLVVFPVGRN; via the coding sequence ATGAATATTTTAAATGAAGCAAAATCTTTTGGCTGTCACGATCTAGTCATATTAGGTGATGAACCTACCCCTAGACATCTTGACTACCTTGATTTGTTGAACACAGCAAGTAAGGGTGATTTAAAGGTAGATGCAGTTGCTGAATTCCAGGCAAGACCTTTGCTTTATATTGTTTCTGGTGATCGAAAGCAAAATATTGATGACAAGACTATATTGGATTTGCAGTGGCTTTTGGCTAACCGTGGAGAAAGGGCATATGTAGGTATCATGAACCCAGGCGAACTAAATGTTTACCCTGTCAACTTGGACCGTTCAGTCCTGGCTAAAGGGAATAAGCCGAAGACAATTAAACAGGAAGCCCCGGAGGCCCCCCTCTTTTTTCAAAGTGTTGTAAGCGGCTCCTTTACAATGGAAGGCCAGCCAGAAGCTGCTGATTATGTTTTCAAGACAATTCATGACGCCATGACCTATTCTTCTAAAGACCTGATAGGGCATGGACTAAACCCTCTGGATGTTCTTTCATTTCTCGGCAGGGCACTGTTTTTCCGTTTTCTTTGCGACCGTAAAATAGTCAAATGTAGTGAGCTTGCTTCAATAAGCCCTCAAGCAAAAACGCCCGGTGACTGTTTCCGTAATGTGGAAAGCGCGGTTGCAACATGCAAGTGGCTAGATGAAACCTTCAATGGCGATTTGCTCCCTCTCTCTGATGATTATTCAATTGCATTTAATAAGGCAGCACAACAGACCAATGGTAGTTTGTTTAAACATTTGTGTGCCATCATGGAAGGCTGGGATCGTGTTGGAGTTGAAACTTTTCAATTAACCATCGACTGGGGTGACTTGGACTTTGCTCATATTCCAATTGGAGTTCTCAGCCAGGTTTACGAGAACTTCAGCAGAATATGGGATAAGCGGGCGGAAGAGACAAGTGTTTACTACACGCCTAAAGATATAGCGCGATATCTTGTGGATGATGCGTTTGAAGGAATTAAAGACAAGAAAAATGCAAGAATTCTGGACCCTAGTTGTGGAGCCGGTATTTTCTTGGTTCTTGCCTTCAGGAAGCTTGTGGCGGCCCGATGGGAGCATGACGGGAAAAGGCCGGATACGAAAACGATCCAATCTATTCTATACAATCAGATATGCGGCTTCGACATCAGCGAATCGGCTCTTCGCTTGGCTGCGTTGTCTCTATATATCACCGCTATAGAACTTAATGGAACGCCTCGCCCCCCTAAAAGCTTGAAGTTTCCAAAACCATTACAAGGTGTAGCACTTTACAATCACAAACGCCCGGAGGAAGAGGAAAACACAGGTTTTGTGCTGGGTAGTTTGTGGGATGATCTATCCGATAATTTTAATGGCAGTTTCGATATGGTTATCGGAAACCCCCCATGGAGCCGTCTTACAGGTAAAACAGATGCGGAAAAAAAAGAGGTCAAAAAACATAACGTATCTTTTACCAAGCTGATTCGCAAAGCCTTAAATGAGCGTGGCCTCAAGAATATCGCTAAGAATTACCAAAATCCTGATAACAATCCTGACCTCCCGTTTTTGTGGAAAGCAACACTTTGGGCTAAACCTGATGCTATTATTGCCATGGTATTGCCTGCAAGAATCTTTCTCAAACAATCTGGCCCCGGCACGCGCGCTTTTAATGCGATATTAAAAGGCCTCGAAATTACGGGGATTCTTAACGGATCGAACCTGTCGGACAGCAAAGACGTATGGCCTGATATGGGCCAGCCTTTTATGCTCTTTTTTGCGCGTAACCGCGTGCCTGACGAAAACCACTATTTCCATTTTGTTACTCCTCATTTTGAAAAACGACTAAATGACAAAGGACGTATTCGAATTGATTATCAGGCCGCTCAACCTATAGCTGTTGGCAAGGTTATAGAAGATTCTAATCTTTTGAAAATTTTAGCAGTTGGAACGTTTCTTGACGTGGAGATAGTTCATAAAATTAATGCTATGGAGTGGCCAACAGTTAAAGCCTATTGGAAGAAATCAGGTTTATATACAAGTAAAGGTTATGATCTGTCGGCTAAGCAAAAACAAGAAGATGCTTCTTTTTTGCGAGACTTACCCAATTTCTCACCTCCGAACAATAATGGATTTTCTGTTAATATTTCATTGTTACCAAAGTTCAAATTCACTACAGCACAAATTAATCCTGAGAAACCTACTGCACATAGAACGCGTGACCCTGAGCTATACAAGCCACCATTATTAATTGTATCTCAATCGCCAAGCAATTCAGTAATTTCACCCAAGTCATGGATGGCACGAAACCCTATAGCGTTTAGAAAAAAGTTTTATGGTTACTCTGCTTATGGCTGTGAAAAAGCGGACGGGATATTGGCACTTCTTTATCTACTTACTCATAGTATGTTATTCAGATATCATGCACTAATAACGAGCTCTATAATGGGTGCTGAACGGAGGTCAATGACAAAATCAGATCTTGACAATTTCCCATTTCCTGAGATTAATGCCTTGTCAAAAAAGCAATATGAATATTCCTTAGAACTATCCAATGAGCTTGAAAATGCAACGATAAAACCTTGGCAGGCAATCAATAACTTTATTTTTGATCTATATGAATTGGATGAATTTGACCGGCAGGTTATTAGTGACACGCTTGATGTTGCACCTCCCTATAAGGAATTTCGTGACCGTGCTAATTCATGGCCAACGAAGAATGAACGGAAAACTTTTTATGATGAACTTCAAAGATTACTTGCACCATCTTTTACGGTAACTAATGAGACTGTATCTATCGATGAAATTGATAATGTAGGGAAGGGTATTCATTCACCTTGGCATTTTTTTACTATTTCTTCGACTGCCAGTTCTCAAAATATATCGAAGGAGGTATTGTCTTCTTTGATTTTCCAGATCACTAGAGAAGCTAACAAGACAGGATGCAGCCGCGCTATTATCCATGAAGAAGGGCTTCTTCTTGTTGGCATTATTGGGCAATATCGCTATTGGACTTTAAGCCGTGCCCGCCTTTGTGCGATGGATATTATACGTAATCATCTTGTTGTCTTTCCTGTAGGGCGTAACTAA
- the rsgA gene encoding ribosome small subunit-dependent GTPase A: protein MNNIPKNLKKIGFDKWFLESVSPESQENFEIARVVAVHKDSYIISNGVVDVLAELVGKITFSASSPLDYPAVGDWVLANFYDENSFAIIHEVLPRKSLLKRKTPGKKIDFQLIAANMDVAFIVQSLNENFNLRRLERYLVMVNENNIDPIVLLSKSDLLSDKDISKRIEEIQKIMPRLQIVPFSNENESGPGSVKEMMKPGLSYCLLGSSGVGKTTLINKLIGESIYKTKTVSKKESKGRHATTHRQLIKLESGPMIVDTPGMRELGNFSVDTGLDETFAEIITLSEECRFNDCTHVGEKGCALLDAVEKGQLSADRYQNYIKMSKESTYNEMSYLEKRRKDKEFGKLCKTVMKHKKSQR from the coding sequence ATGAATAATATTCCCAAAAATTTGAAAAAAATTGGTTTTGACAAATGGTTCCTGGAGTCGGTTAGCCCTGAAAGTCAGGAAAACTTTGAAATAGCCAGGGTAGTCGCTGTACACAAAGATAGCTACATAATAAGTAATGGCGTCGTTGACGTTTTAGCCGAATTAGTCGGAAAAATAACATTCAGCGCTTCATCTCCCCTTGATTATCCCGCAGTGGGTGATTGGGTCCTTGCCAATTTTTACGATGAAAATAGCTTCGCAATCATTCACGAGGTCTTACCACGCAAGTCCTTGTTGAAAAGAAAAACACCGGGGAAGAAAATTGATTTCCAGTTGATTGCCGCCAATATGGATGTTGCATTTATCGTTCAATCTTTGAATGAAAATTTTAATCTTCGACGCCTTGAACGTTATCTCGTCATGGTTAACGAAAATAATATCGACCCCATTGTACTGTTGAGCAAGAGTGACCTCCTTTCCGACAAAGACATATCGAAGAGAATTGAAGAAATACAAAAAATTATGCCCCGCTTGCAAATAGTACCTTTTAGCAATGAAAATGAATCCGGCCCGGGCAGTGTAAAAGAAATGATGAAACCTGGACTAAGCTATTGCCTGTTGGGATCGTCAGGAGTCGGCAAAACAACGTTAATAAACAAGCTCATCGGTGAATCAATTTATAAAACCAAAACGGTCAGTAAGAAAGAAAGTAAAGGAAGGCATGCCACAACTCACAGGCAGCTTATTAAACTGGAATCGGGTCCAATGATAGTCGACACGCCGGGCATGCGTGAACTGGGGAATTTCTCGGTAGATACGGGACTCGATGAAACATTTGCCGAAATCATCACTCTGTCTGAAGAATGCCGCTTCAATGATTGTACACATGTTGGAGAAAAGGGCTGTGCCCTTTTGGATGCCGTTGAAAAAGGGCAATTATCGGCTGACCGCTATCAAAATTATATAAAAATGTCTAAAGAATCTACTTACAATGAAATGTCATATTTGGAGAAGAGAAGAAAAGACAAGGAATTTGGAAAACTCTGCAAGACGGTAATGAAGCACAAAAAAAGTCAAAGGTAG
- a CDS encoding bile acid:sodium symporter family protein: MDFLLKEETIFWLNIVSTKQVSQNMQNSQLLSLIAPLILALMMLGMGLSLTVNDFSRLFIKPKAVLLGVGLQTIALPVTGYFLLIFSGLTAELAVGFMLLVACPGGPGSNLVSYICRGDAALSVTLTAISSLLAVITIPLVVNFSIAEFMQAGHVNISVLKTVLAVLFITLVPLSLGMVIARRFPAFAAAAEQKVKFFSILFLLALVFYTFYKERNHLSELIQQVGLLTILLCILTLLIGFLVSRMLGFNSRIQKTIAIEVGIQNSALAIVVAGSILQSNLMAVPAAMYSPVMISASLMFLLYEFWFRFIKRRRTDKPAPSAA, translated from the coding sequence ATGGATTTTCTATTAAAGGAAGAAACTATTTTCTGGTTGAACATAGTTTCTACAAAACAGGTATCGCAAAATATGCAAAATAGTCAATTATTATCCCTCATTGCCCCCTTAATCCTTGCCCTTATGATGCTGGGCATGGGGCTGTCATTAACGGTGAATGATTTTAGCCGATTGTTTATCAAGCCCAAGGCCGTATTACTGGGGGTTGGTCTGCAAACCATTGCCTTGCCTGTCACGGGCTACTTCCTGCTTATCTTCTCCGGCTTAACAGCGGAATTAGCCGTTGGCTTTATGCTTTTGGTTGCCTGTCCCGGAGGGCCGGGGTCAAACCTGGTTTCCTATATCTGCCGGGGGGATGCGGCATTATCGGTTACATTAACGGCCATAAGCAGCCTGTTGGCGGTCATCACCATTCCTTTGGTGGTCAATTTTAGTATTGCAGAGTTTATGCAAGCCGGCCATGTAAATATATCGGTCCTGAAAACAGTGCTTGCCGTGCTATTTATCACCTTGGTACCGCTGTCACTGGGGATGGTGATTGCCCGCCGATTTCCTGCTTTTGCGGCAGCTGCGGAGCAAAAAGTTAAATTTTTCTCCATTCTCTTTTTATTGGCCCTCGTGTTTTACACCTTCTATAAAGAGCGTAATCATCTGTCTGAACTTATTCAACAGGTGGGGCTACTCACAATTTTGCTGTGTATTTTAACCCTTTTGATCGGCTTTCTGGTGTCCAGAATGCTTGGTTTTAACAGCAGAATTCAAAAAACCATTGCCATAGAAGTGGGTATCCAAAACAGCGCTTTGGCCATTGTTGTTGCCGGTTCCATACTCCAGTCAAATTTAATGGCCGTGCCTGCGGCAATGTATTCTCCGGTAATGATCTCGGCCTCCCTCATGTTTTTACTTTATGAATTTTGGTTCAGGTTTATAAAGCGTCGTAGGACGGACAAGCCTGCGCCATCCGCCGCATGA
- a CDS encoding pyridoxal-dependent decarboxylase produces MNKFSPLSSEQLNSEIESFISYLDAEEKKCFGIQINQDAKDCQIFAPLLSYNLNNLGDPFTGDGGHLVTFNYEKELVLLVAGLLGLPADEAWGYYTPCSTISNLHGVHLGKRMSEESTLIISEEAHNSFEKAALITRYKKIVKIKTNKYGEISASDFENQIKRCNKEHYTIVFCSGTVAKGCYDDADKLLEILRHLNVDKSRYYLHIDAALGGMITPFLEGNPINLDFSLGEVDSLSVSFHKRLGIPIPGSLFLARKNKIDSLPFLHSELYAEHYSSYDTTIGGSRDGFSPFVTLMKLKKTGYEGMVQRTNLIIKKALWFVSLLNENGVDAWCHKYSPCVVLPAPSNKLIKEYHLPFYSSPEGNFTHIFTMEHVTEKAMEEFLNKYLECTFRSTKGSTKESHLNY; encoded by the coding sequence ATGAATAAATTTAGTCCCTTATCATCAGAACAATTAAATAGTGAAATTGAATCGTTTATAAGTTATTTAGATGCAGAGGAAAAAAAATGTTTTGGTATTCAAATAAATCAAGATGCGAAGGATTGCCAAATATTTGCTCCGCTTTTATCTTACAACTTGAATAATCTGGGCGATCCTTTTACAGGCGATGGAGGTCATTTAGTTACCTTCAATTATGAAAAAGAGTTAGTATTATTAGTAGCCGGTCTCCTGGGGCTTCCCGCTGATGAAGCATGGGGCTATTATACCCCTTGTTCAACAATATCAAATCTGCACGGTGTTCACCTGGGAAAAAGAATGTCAGAAGAATCTACATTGATCATTTCCGAAGAAGCACATAATAGTTTTGAAAAAGCAGCCCTTATAACAAGATATAAAAAAATAGTTAAAATAAAAACCAATAAATATGGTGAAATATCAGCAAGTGATTTTGAGAATCAAATTAAAAGATGTAACAAAGAACATTATACCATTGTATTTTGCTCTGGAACCGTAGCAAAAGGATGTTATGACGATGCTGATAAATTACTGGAAATACTTCGACATCTCAATGTTGATAAAAGTAGATATTATTTACATATTGACGCTGCTCTTGGCGGGATGATAACCCCATTTTTAGAAGGTAATCCGATAAATTTAGACTTTAGCCTGGGAGAAGTCGATTCTCTGTCCGTTAGTTTTCATAAAAGATTAGGTATTCCCATACCAGGGTCATTATTTCTTGCACGCAAAAACAAAATAGATAGCTTGCCTTTTTTGCATTCTGAATTATATGCTGAACATTATTCATCATATGATACAACCATCGGTGGTTCTCGTGACGGTTTTTCTCCCTTTGTAACTCTAATGAAACTTAAAAAAACAGGGTATGAAGGCATGGTTCAACGAACCAATTTGATTATAAAAAAGGCGCTATGGTTTGTAAGCCTTTTAAATGAAAATGGTGTTGATGCCTGGTGTCATAAATATTCTCCATGCGTAGTTTTACCTGCTCCCTCCAATAAGTTGATAAAAGAGTATCATTTACCTTTTTATTCTTCTCCAGAAGGAAATTTTACGCACATTTTTACAATGGAGCATGTCACTGAAAAAGCGATGGAAGAATTTCTCAATAAATATTTAGAATGCACTTTTAGGAGTACAAAAGGGAGCACAAAAGAGTCGCATCTTAATTATTAA
- a CDS encoding GyrI-like domain-containing protein: MDTRIEVIEEKKFVGMRLETSLSKDKTRELWETFMPMMGQIKNRLDSGFYSINIFGDLTDFRQFTPHTLFERWAAVEVSDFEGVPDEMETYLLPPGKYAVFIHKGPASNFVKTSQYIFASWLPNSKYELDLRAHFEIMGENYRPDDPNATEEIWIPIR; the protein is encoded by the coding sequence ATGGATACAAGGATTGAAGTGATTGAGGAAAAGAAATTCGTCGGTATGCGGCTGGAGACGAGCCTTTCAAAGGACAAGACCCGGGAATTATGGGAAACCTTTATGCCAATGATGGGGCAAATCAAAAACAGGTTAGATTCAGGTTTCTATTCCATCAATATATTTGGTGACTTAACAGATTTTAGACAATTTACCCCGCATACGCTCTTTGAGAGATGGGCAGCTGTTGAAGTTTCTGATTTTGAAGGTGTCCCTGATGAAATGGAGACTTATCTTCTGCCGCCGGGGAAGTATGCTGTTTTTATTCATAAAGGGCCTGCTTCCAACTTTGTTAAAACCTCGCAATATATATTCGCAAGCTGGCTGCCAAATTCCAAATATGAACTGGACCTGCGGGCGCATTTTGAAATCATGGGAGAAAATTACCGGCCTGATGATCCAAATGCCACGGAAGAGATATGGATTCCCATAAGGTAA